A single window of Intrasporangium calvum DSM 43043 DNA harbors:
- a CDS encoding DNA translocase FtsK — protein MATRRSSSARPSSSTTTRGASDAGASSAGRARAAARPAAGRGGARSTTRPAPRGKAKGGGLPLPIRAVRNTWMGVSHVAGGAVRRVGASARDLEPEHRRDGVGFGLIALAIVVAAREWWGVRGVFGDAVHAVVAGTFGRIAYAVPLVLLLLGLRVLRSPEDEAATNRIIVGTVALTFAACGLAHLSDGIPNPPDGAEGMRAAGGIIGFLASSPLDAAVSRYGALAILILLGTFGLLVITATPVNHIPHRLRQLRALVLHRPLEADSADGAGDAAGTGPAKRSRRKAVDLSERDGDEAFRQAATKGAEDEPTLGLRPGEKRPTAPGVLAPRPAGSSSSTQAIDPRSPGAPDPSKVGPKPELVPPPTSPIPSRVEQLSLEGNVTYHLPDHALLAHGAPHKTRSHTNDKVVESLTHVFDQFDIDAAVTGFTRGPTVTRYEVELGSGTKVERVTALSKNIAYAVASADVRILSPIPGKSAIGIEIPNADRENVALGDVLRSQTARNNEHPMVMGVGKDVEGAYVIANLAKMPHLLVAGATGSGKSSFVNSMITSILMRSTPEEVRLILVDPKRVELTAYEGIPHLITPIITNPKKAAEALAWVVKEMDQRYDDLAAFGFKHVDDFNKAVRAGKVKPLPGSERQLTTYPYLLVVVDELADLMMVAPRDVEESVVRITQLARAAGIHLVLATQRPSVDVVTGLIKANVPSRMAFATSSLADSRVVLDQPGAEKLIGQGDALFLPMGASKPMRVQGAWVNESEIHEVVKFVTTQLKPNYVENVTVAQPKKQIDDDIGDDLDVLLQATELVVTTQFGSTSMLQRKLRVGFAKAGRLMDLLESRGVVGPSEGSKARDVLVRPDDLEQTLALLRGEDVPHPNEPNEPNEPSEPTEPTEPTRADDPDRAVGPTSGFDAVFEPVEEPAPFSADPTIVEEPVDAAASPAAYGEVLPPGQPVRTAAIVAQRGERRAHGDDLDDTTAVPVAAWQPGDLTPVATEDDEDSEDAWQLTDRPGERW, from the coding sequence ATGGCGACACGTCGGTCCAGCAGCGCGCGCCCCAGTTCGTCCACGACGACGCGGGGAGCGTCTGACGCGGGCGCCTCGTCCGCCGGTCGGGCCAGGGCGGCCGCGCGCCCCGCCGCGGGCCGAGGGGGCGCTCGCAGCACGACGCGTCCGGCCCCCCGCGGCAAGGCGAAGGGCGGCGGGCTGCCGCTGCCCATCCGGGCGGTGCGCAACACGTGGATGGGCGTCTCCCACGTCGCCGGGGGAGCGGTGCGCCGGGTCGGCGCGAGCGCGCGCGACCTCGAGCCCGAGCACCGCCGGGACGGTGTGGGGTTCGGGCTCATCGCGCTCGCCATCGTCGTCGCCGCCCGGGAGTGGTGGGGCGTCCGTGGCGTCTTCGGCGACGCGGTCCATGCCGTGGTCGCGGGGACGTTCGGCCGCATCGCCTACGCCGTCCCCCTCGTCCTGCTCCTGCTCGGGCTGCGCGTGCTGCGCTCACCCGAGGACGAGGCGGCGACGAACCGCATCATCGTCGGCACCGTGGCCCTGACGTTCGCCGCCTGCGGGCTCGCGCACCTCAGCGACGGCATCCCCAACCCTCCTGACGGCGCCGAGGGCATGCGCGCCGCGGGCGGCATCATCGGCTTCCTCGCCTCGAGCCCGCTCGACGCTGCGGTGTCACGGTACGGCGCGCTGGCCATCCTCATCCTGCTCGGAACCTTCGGGCTGCTCGTGATCACAGCGACTCCCGTCAACCACATCCCGCACCGGCTGCGTCAGCTGCGCGCTCTCGTGCTGCATCGCCCACTCGAAGCGGACAGCGCCGACGGGGCCGGGGACGCCGCGGGCACCGGGCCGGCGAAACGCAGCCGGCGCAAGGCGGTCGACCTCAGCGAGCGCGACGGGGACGAGGCCTTCCGGCAGGCGGCGACCAAGGGCGCCGAGGACGAGCCCACCCTGGGTCTGCGTCCCGGTGAGAAGCGGCCCACCGCCCCCGGGGTCCTCGCTCCTCGCCCGGCCGGCTCGTCCAGCAGCACCCAGGCGATCGATCCCCGGTCGCCCGGTGCACCGGACCCGTCCAAGGTCGGGCCCAAGCCGGAGCTCGTCCCGCCCCCCACCTCGCCGATCCCGTCGCGGGTCGAGCAGCTCTCGCTCGAGGGAAACGTCACCTACCACCTGCCGGACCACGCGTTGCTCGCGCACGGGGCGCCGCACAAGACCCGGAGCCACACCAACGACAAGGTCGTGGAGTCGCTGACGCACGTCTTCGACCAGTTCGACATCGACGCAGCCGTCACGGGGTTCACCCGCGGCCCGACGGTGACCCGCTACGAGGTCGAGCTCGGCTCGGGCACCAAGGTGGAGCGGGTCACGGCCCTCTCCAAGAACATCGCCTACGCCGTGGCGTCGGCCGACGTCCGCATCCTCAGCCCGATCCCCGGCAAGAGCGCCATCGGGATCGAGATCCCCAACGCGGACCGCGAGAACGTCGCGCTCGGCGACGTCCTTCGCAGCCAGACGGCTCGCAACAACGAGCACCCGATGGTCATGGGTGTCGGCAAGGACGTCGAGGGCGCCTACGTCATCGCCAACCTGGCCAAGATGCCGCACCTGCTCGTGGCCGGGGCCACCGGCTCCGGCAAGTCGAGCTTCGTCAACTCGATGATCACCTCGATCCTCATGCGTTCGACGCCCGAGGAGGTCCGGCTCATCCTCGTCGACCCCAAGCGGGTCGAGCTGACCGCCTACGAGGGGATCCCGCACCTCATCACGCCGATCATCACCAACCCGAAGAAGGCGGCCGAGGCCCTCGCCTGGGTGGTCAAGGAGATGGACCAGCGCTACGACGACCTCGCCGCGTTCGGGTTCAAGCACGTCGACGACTTCAACAAGGCGGTCCGGGCCGGCAAGGTCAAGCCGCTGCCCGGCTCGGAGCGGCAGCTGACCACCTACCCCTACCTGCTCGTCGTCGTCGACGAGCTCGCGGACCTGATGATGGTGGCCCCTCGAGACGTCGAGGAGTCCGTGGTCCGCATCACCCAGCTCGCCCGGGCCGCCGGCATCCACCTCGTCCTCGCGACGCAGCGTCCGTCGGTCGACGTCGTGACCGGCCTCATCAAGGCCAACGTCCCCTCCCGGATGGCGTTCGCGACGAGCTCGCTGGCCGACTCGCGGGTCGTCCTGGACCAGCCCGGCGCCGAGAAGCTCATCGGGCAGGGCGACGCGCTCTTCCTGCCGATGGGAGCGAGCAAGCCGATGCGCGTCCAGGGCGCCTGGGTCAACGAGTCGGAGATCCACGAGGTCGTCAAGTTCGTCACGACCCAGCTCAAGCCGAACTACGTCGAGAACGTCACCGTCGCGCAGCCGAAGAAGCAGATCGACGACGACATCGGCGACGACCTCGACGTCCTGCTCCAGGCCACCGAGCTCGTCGTCACGACCCAGTTCGGGTCGACCTCCATGCTGCAACGCAAGCTCAGGGTCGGCTTCGCCAAGGCGGGGCGGCTCATGGACCTGCTCGAGTCACGCGGGGTCGTCGGTCCGAGCGAGGGGTCGAAGGCCCGGGACGTGCTGGTCCGGCCCGACGACCTCGAGCAGACCCTGGCCCTGCTCCGTGGCGAGGACGTCCCACACCCCAACGAACCCAACGAACCCAACGAACCCAGTGAACCCACCGAGCCCACCGAGCCCACCCGCGCCGACGACCCCGACCGCGCTGTCGGGCCCACGTCCGGGTTCGATGCGGTCTTCGAGCCGGTCGAGGAGCCCGCGCCGTTCAGCGCCGACCCGACCATCGTCGAAGAACCCGTTGACGCCGCAGCGAGCCCAGCGGCATACGGCGAGGTCCTGCCCCCCGGGCAGCCGGTGCGGACCGCAGCCATCGTCGCCCAGCGCGGCGAACGCCGCGCGCACGGAGACGACCTCGACGACACGACCGCCGTGCCCGTCGCCGCGTGGCAGCCGGGTGACCTCACGCCCGTCGCCACGGAGGACGACGAGGACTCGGAGGACGCATGGCAGCTGACGGACCGGCCGGGGGAGCGCTGGTGA
- a CDS encoding thymidylate synthase codes for MRQYLDLLDHVLTHGQEKSDRTGTGTLSVFGHQMRFDLADGFPAMTTKRLHLRSIIGELLWFLRGDTNVRWLQERGITIWDEWADAKGDLGPIYGYQWRSWPTPDGRRVDQIARVIEQIRTNPDSRRHIVSAWNVADVDDMALPPCHTMFQFYVHPATESGGPRRLSCQLYQRSADIFLGVPFNIASYALLTQMIAQLTDLEPGEFVHTLGDAHLYLNHLDQARLQLTRTPHPLPTMRITPGKKDIDAFDIDDFVLEDYVADPGIKAPIAV; via the coding sequence GTGCGGCAGTACCTCGATCTCCTCGACCACGTCCTGACCCATGGGCAGGAGAAGTCCGACCGGACGGGCACCGGCACGCTCAGCGTCTTCGGTCACCAGATGCGGTTCGACCTCGCGGACGGCTTCCCGGCCATGACGACCAAGCGGCTGCACCTGCGCTCGATCATCGGCGAGCTGCTGTGGTTCCTCCGGGGTGACACGAACGTGCGCTGGCTGCAGGAGCGTGGGATCACCATCTGGGACGAGTGGGCCGACGCCAAGGGTGACCTCGGCCCGATCTACGGCTACCAGTGGCGGTCCTGGCCGACGCCGGACGGTCGACGCGTCGACCAGATCGCCAGGGTCATCGAGCAGATCCGCACCAACCCGGACAGCCGTCGCCACATCGTGTCGGCCTGGAACGTCGCCGACGTGGACGACATGGCGCTGCCGCCGTGCCACACGATGTTCCAGTTCTACGTCCACCCCGCCACGGAGTCCGGGGGCCCCCGGAGGCTCTCGTGCCAGCTCTACCAGCGCAGCGCCGACATCTTCCTCGGCGTGCCGTTCAACATCGCCAGCTACGCGCTGCTGACCCAGATGATCGCCCAGCTGACCGACCTCGAGCCCGGCGAGTTCGTCCACACGCTCGGCGACGCCCATCTCTACCTCAACCACCTCGACCAGGCCCGGCTCCAGCTCACCCGGACCCCCCACCCGCTGCCCACCATGCGGATCACGCCCGGCAAGAAGGACATCGACGCGTTCGACATCGACGACTTCGTGCTCGAGGACTACGTCGCCGACCCCGGGATCAAGGCGCCGATCGCCGTCTGA
- a CDS encoding endonuclease/exonuclease/phosphatase family protein: protein MTETARRRPGRPTPGWLGRSRPAGPDLLIALVLVVLGVVGGARWLDSTWQPVVVLQTAGPLVALGLLGLLGVTALLRRWWMLLPVGAAVAVAASIALPSWFAETSPDAPLDLTVMAVNLSFGRADAEQVADAVRAEAVDVLVATEVTPEALAALDEAGLDQWFIEEVGETRPESYTGTMVFSRFPATETTGEDPVDAHTPSLQPEVVVDVTGTAVRVKAVHVPAPLAGDTVEWRAALRALATWRDRQEGSEPVLLAGDFNASRGHPAFRHTAEGFDDAHQVAGLGWVRTWPFVGQRVPPYIQLDHLLSRGLTVVEAGSTAIHGTDHAIVWATYALPETESTTP from the coding sequence GTGACCGAGACCGCGAGACGGCGACCGGGTCGGCCCACGCCAGGGTGGCTCGGCCGGTCCCGGCCGGCCGGGCCCGACCTCCTCATCGCCCTGGTGCTCGTCGTTCTCGGTGTCGTCGGCGGAGCCCGCTGGCTCGACTCGACCTGGCAGCCGGTGGTGGTTCTCCAGACCGCCGGCCCGTTGGTCGCCCTCGGCCTGCTCGGTCTCCTCGGCGTCACCGCCCTGCTCCGGCGGTGGTGGATGCTCCTCCCCGTCGGCGCGGCGGTCGCGGTGGCTGCGTCCATCGCGCTGCCGAGCTGGTTCGCCGAGACGTCACCCGACGCACCGCTGGACCTCACGGTGATGGCGGTCAACCTGTCGTTCGGCCGCGCTGACGCCGAGCAGGTCGCGGACGCGGTCCGGGCCGAGGCGGTTGACGTGCTCGTCGCCACCGAGGTGACGCCGGAGGCGCTGGCTGCCCTCGACGAGGCGGGTCTCGACCAGTGGTTCATCGAGGAGGTCGGGGAGACACGGCCGGAGTCGTACACCGGCACCATGGTCTTCTCCCGGTTCCCGGCGACGGAGACCACCGGCGAGGACCCGGTCGACGCGCACACCCCGAGCCTGCAGCCGGAAGTCGTCGTCGACGTCACCGGTACGGCCGTGCGGGTGAAGGCCGTCCACGTGCCCGCCCCCCTCGCCGGCGACACCGTCGAGTGGCGCGCTGCGCTCCGGGCGCTCGCGACGTGGCGGGACCGCCAGGAAGGCAGCGAGCCCGTCCTCCTGGCGGGCGACTTCAACGCCAGTCGAGGTCACCCCGCGTTCCGGCACACCGCCGAAGGTTTCGACGACGCCCACCAGGTGGCCGGGCTCGGCTGGGTCCGCACCTGGCCGTTCGTCGGCCAGCGGGTCCCGCCCTACATCCAGCTCGACCACCTGCTGAGCCGGGGGCTGACGGTCGTGGAGGCAGGATCCACCGCGATCCACGGGACTGACCATGCCATCGTGTGGGCCACGTATGCGCTCCCCGAGACCGAGTCCACCACTCCCTGA
- a CDS encoding dihydrofolate reductase, with protein sequence MTNVTMIAAVGRNGVIGDGSTMLWHIPEDLKFFKRTTMGHPMIMGRRTFETMGVLPGRRSIVVTRQPDWAHPGVETAHSLAEALSLAGPADEVFIVGGGEVYREAMPYAARLVITEVDQAPDGSVTFPEIDGEQWQETDREDRDGFSWVTYARR encoded by the coding sequence ATGACGAACGTGACGATGATCGCCGCCGTGGGTCGTAACGGCGTGATCGGCGACGGGTCAACAATGCTCTGGCACATCCCCGAGGACCTCAAGTTCTTCAAGCGCACGACGATGGGCCATCCGATGATCATGGGCCGGCGCACGTTCGAGACGATGGGCGTGCTCCCCGGTCGTCGCAGCATCGTCGTGACCCGCCAGCCCGACTGGGCCCACCCCGGGGTCGAGACCGCCCATTCGCTCGCCGAGGCCCTCAGCCTCGCCGGGCCGGCGGACGAGGTGTTCATCGTGGGCGGGGGAGAGGTCTATCGGGAGGCGATGCCGTATGCCGCTCGGCTCGTCATCACCGAAGTGGACCAGGCACCGGACGGCTCGGTCACCTTCCCTGAGATCGACGGCGAGCAGTGGCAGGAGACCGACCGGGAGGATCGCGACGGCTTCTCGTGGGTGACCTACGCCCGGCGCTGA
- a CDS encoding ribonuclease J — protein MSHPHPELTTPPPLPDNGLRVVALGGLGEIGRNMTVLETKGRLLIVDCGVLFPEDHHPGVDLILPDFSYLQDRLDDVEAIVLTHGHEDHIGAVPYLLRLKGDIPLIGSTLTLALVEAKLKEHRIRPFTLAVKEGQRERVGAFDLEFVAVNHSIPDALAVFVRTEAGTLLHTGDFKMDQLPLDGRITDLRAFARLGQEGVDLFLTDSTNADMPGFTTPELEIAPAIDKVFRHAQRRIIVACFSSHVHRVQQVLDAAAKAGRKVAFVGRSMVRNMGIAAELGYLHVPEGILIDLKRIGDLPDNELVLISTGSQGEPMAALSRMANGEHRINVGPGDTVLLASSLIPGNENAVYRVINGLMRLGANVVHKGNAKVHVSGHASAGELLYCYNIVKPRNVMPVHGEWRHMFANAQLAIQTGVPERNVVLAEDGVVVDLVDGHARITGVVDCGYIYVDGTNIGGTDEALLKDRRILRDEGFITCIVVLDAATGKIASGPEITARGFVESEEIFQQVIPKVERAIEEAVANGVRDDQQLQQVIRRAVGSWVGGKIRRRPMIIPVVLQA, from the coding sequence GTGAGCCATCCTCACCCTGAGCTGACCACCCCGCCACCCCTCCCCGACAACGGCCTCAGGGTCGTTGCCCTGGGCGGACTCGGGGAGATCGGCCGCAACATGACCGTGCTGGAGACGAAGGGGCGGCTGCTCATCGTCGACTGCGGCGTGCTCTTCCCCGAGGACCACCACCCGGGCGTCGACCTCATCCTCCCCGACTTCTCGTACCTCCAGGACCGTCTCGACGACGTCGAGGCCATCGTCCTCACCCACGGTCACGAGGACCACATCGGGGCCGTCCCCTACCTGCTGCGGCTCAAGGGCGACATCCCGCTCATCGGCTCCACCCTGACGCTCGCGCTCGTCGAGGCCAAGCTCAAGGAGCACCGGATCCGGCCCTTCACGCTGGCCGTCAAGGAGGGCCAGCGCGAGCGCGTCGGCGCTTTCGACCTCGAGTTCGTCGCGGTGAACCACTCGATCCCGGACGCGCTCGCGGTCTTCGTCCGCACCGAGGCCGGGACCTTGCTGCACACCGGTGACTTCAAGATGGACCAGCTGCCCCTCGACGGCAGGATCACCGACCTGCGCGCCTTCGCCCGGCTGGGGCAGGAGGGTGTCGACCTCTTCCTCACCGACTCGACGAACGCCGACATGCCCGGCTTCACCACGCCCGAGCTCGAGATCGCCCCGGCCATCGACAAGGTGTTCCGGCACGCCCAGCGGCGCATCATCGTCGCCTGCTTCAGCAGCCACGTCCACCGGGTCCAGCAGGTCCTCGACGCCGCCGCGAAGGCCGGCCGCAAGGTCGCGTTCGTCGGCCGCTCGATGGTTCGCAACATGGGCATCGCCGCGGAGCTCGGCTACCTGCACGTCCCCGAAGGCATCCTCATCGACCTCAAGCGGATCGGGGACCTGCCCGACAACGAGCTGGTCCTCATCAGCACCGGTTCCCAGGGCGAGCCGATGGCGGCGCTGTCCCGGATGGCCAACGGGGAGCACCGGATCAACGTCGGGCCCGGTGACACGGTCCTGCTCGCGAGCAGCCTCATTCCCGGCAACGAGAACGCCGTCTACCGCGTCATCAACGGCCTGATGCGCCTCGGCGCCAACGTCGTGCACAAGGGCAACGCCAAGGTTCACGTGTCGGGCCACGCGAGCGCCGGTGAGCTGCTCTACTGCTACAACATCGTCAAGCCGCGCAACGTCATGCCCGTGCACGGCGAGTGGCGGCACATGTTCGCCAACGCCCAGCTCGCCATCCAGACCGGCGTCCCGGAGCGCAACGTCGTGCTCGCCGAGGACGGCGTCGTCGTCGACCTCGTCGACGGGCACGCCCGGATCACCGGCGTCGTCGACTGCGGCTACATCTACGTCGACGGGACCAACATCGGCGGCACCGACGAGGCCCTGCTCAAGGACCGTCGGATCCTTCGGGACGAGGGCTTCATCACCTGCATCGTCGTGCTCGACGCGGCCACCGGCAAGATCGCCTCCGGGCCCGAGATCACGGCGCGTGGCTTCGTCGAGAGCGAGGAGATCTTCCAGCAGGTGATCCCGAAGGTCGAGCGGGCCATCGAGGAGGCCGTCGCCAACGGCGTCCGCGATGACCAGCAGCTCCAGCAGGTGATCCGCCGCGCCGTGGGGTCCTGGGTGGGTGGCAAGATCCGTCGCCGGCCGATGATCATCCCTGTCGTGCTCCAGGCGTGA
- the dapA gene encoding 4-hydroxy-tetrahydrodipicolinate synthase: protein MADAPRLGRVLSAMVTPMRADGSVDLDSAQRLATHLVDQGHDGIVVSGTTGESPTTTATEKEELLRAVIAAVGDRAVIVAGAGSNDTAKSVESVQMAEKAGAHAVLAVTPYYNKPPQSGLVAHFLALADASDLPVMVYDIPGRSGIAIARETYLRIAEHDRIVAVKDARGDLWLAGQLMEATGLDWYSGDDAMNLAHFVNGAVGFVGVTSQTCPAIYRRFADAVVEGRWDDARGIHRSLHTIVDAVMYVTQGAIMAKAALAEQGLIGSAATRLPLVEATDEQRGLIRAALATIA from the coding sequence ATGGCAGACGCACCCAGGCTCGGACGTGTCCTCTCGGCGATGGTGACGCCGATGCGCGCGGACGGATCCGTCGATCTCGACTCGGCCCAGCGGTTGGCCACGCACCTGGTGGACCAGGGGCATGACGGGATCGTCGTGTCCGGGACGACCGGGGAGTCCCCGACGACGACGGCCACGGAGAAGGAGGAGCTGCTCCGCGCCGTCATCGCTGCGGTGGGTGACCGGGCCGTGATCGTCGCCGGCGCCGGCAGCAACGACACGGCCAAGAGCGTCGAGTCGGTCCAGATGGCGGAGAAGGCCGGCGCCCACGCGGTCCTCGCCGTCACGCCCTACTACAACAAGCCGCCGCAGTCGGGCCTGGTCGCGCACTTCCTCGCCCTCGCCGACGCGAGCGACCTGCCGGTCATGGTCTACGACATCCCGGGGCGCTCCGGCATCGCGATCGCCCGCGAGACCTACCTGCGCATCGCCGAGCACGACCGCATCGTGGCAGTGAAGGATGCGCGCGGGGACCTCTGGCTCGCCGGCCAGCTGATGGAGGCCACCGGGCTCGACTGGTACTCCGGTGACGACGCGATGAACCTCGCGCACTTCGTCAACGGCGCGGTGGGGTTCGTCGGAGTGACGTCCCAGACCTGCCCCGCGATCTACCGCCGCTTCGCCGATGCCGTGGTCGAGGGACGCTGGGACGACGCCCGGGGGATCCACCGGTCGCTCCACACCATCGTCGACGCCGTCATGTACGTCACCCAGGGCGCCATCATGGCCAAGGCCGCCCTCGCCGAGCAGGGCCTCATCGGGTCCGCCGCGACCCGGCTGCCCCTCGTCGAGGCGACCGACGAGCAGCGTGGGCTGATCCGCGCGGCCCTGGCGACCATCGCCTGA
- the paaE gene encoding 1,2-phenylacetyl-CoA epoxidase subunit PaaE, producing MTDLTTAGAPARHRARFHDLTVADVERLTDESVAITFTVPPDLADEYVFEPGQHLTIRAVLGGEEVRQSYSICQSRATATATGTLRVAAARVPEGRMSTWLNDVVAPGDVLEVMTPLGSFTCAAAPDAARHHVAIAAGSGITPVMSLLTSALEEEPRSRATLLFGNRKTSTIMFLEELEDLKNRCPGRFHLVNVLSREAQDVELFSGRLDRERLERIFAALVPVASVDEWYLCGPFGLVTGAEALLQERGVDQHHIHHEIFHVDDGTEPKRKIVVDEAAPPEATVTVNLDGRTTVIPMPSREESILDATLRLRPDAPYSCTNGVCGTCRARLVAGQVRMDRNYSLEPEEVEAGIVLACQSHPVTDEVSLDYDA from the coding sequence ATGACCGACCTGACCACCGCTGGCGCCCCCGCCCGCCATCGGGCCCGCTTCCACGACCTGACCGTCGCCGACGTCGAGCGGCTGACCGACGAGTCCGTCGCGATCACCTTCACGGTGCCGCCGGACCTGGCCGACGAGTACGTCTTCGAGCCGGGACAGCACCTGACGATCCGCGCGGTGCTCGGCGGTGAGGAGGTCCGGCAGTCCTACTCGATCTGCCAGTCCCGCGCGACCGCGACCGCGACCGGCACGCTGCGGGTCGCCGCGGCCCGCGTCCCCGAGGGCCGGATGTCGACCTGGCTCAACGACGTCGTCGCGCCCGGGGACGTCCTCGAGGTGATGACCCCCCTCGGCAGCTTCACCTGCGCCGCCGCCCCTGACGCCGCACGACACCACGTCGCCATCGCCGCCGGTTCGGGGATCACCCCGGTCATGTCCCTGCTGACCTCGGCACTCGAGGAGGAGCCGCGGTCACGCGCCACGCTGCTCTTCGGCAACCGGAAGACCAGCACGATCATGTTCCTCGAGGAGCTCGAGGACCTGAAGAACCGCTGTCCCGGCCGGTTCCACCTCGTCAACGTCCTGTCGCGGGAGGCGCAGGACGTCGAGCTGTTCAGCGGGCGGCTCGACCGAGAGCGGCTCGAGCGGATCTTCGCGGCACTCGTGCCGGTCGCCTCGGTCGACGAGTGGTACCTCTGCGGACCCTTCGGGCTCGTCACCGGCGCCGAGGCCCTGCTCCAGGAGCGGGGGGTCGACCAGCACCACATCCACCACGAGATCTTCCACGTCGACGACGGGACCGAGCCGAAGCGCAAGATCGTCGTCGACGAGGCTGCCCCGCCCGAGGCGACCGTCACGGTCAACCTCGACGGGCGGACCACGGTGATCCCGATGCCGAGCCGCGAGGAGTCGATCCTCGACGCGACCCTGCGCCTGCGCCCTGATGCGCCGTACTCCTGTACCAACGGCGTGTGCGGGACCTGCCGGGCCCGGCTCGTTGCCGGGCAGGTGCGGATGGACCGCAACTACTCTCTCGAGCCCGAAGAGGTCGAGGCCGGCATCGTGCTCGCGTGCCAGAGCCACCCGGTGACGGACGAGGTGTCGCTCGACTACGACGCGTGA
- a CDS encoding aminotransferase class V-fold PLP-dependent enzyme translates to MSVLPRTVSGFHPGADGTPGAAPCGGGTPHGLTTRSRTAGTVASELPRVVGAGLVVPTLSGPTPYANLDHAASTPALVAVKEAVDRALETYASVHRGAGYASRLTSAWYEQARAEVAAFVGARSDDAVIFTRTTTDSWAVLSAALPADTTVFVFASEHHSTLLPWGDLRTVRLPVPHSVAEARALLADELAARSGGQHAAHRLVVITGASNVTGEIWPVEDFARLAHEHGARIAVDAAQLSAHRRIDVAAWDVDYLAFSGHKTYAPFGTGVLAGRSDWLDGGDPYLRGGGATRVVAAGDTTWATGAARHEGGSPNVIGAIALAAACATIAAHRVAIEEHESRLLSRLRDGLSTIDGVDELSIFDERHDRVGVVAFTVRGFEASLVSQVLSVEHGVGVRDGRFCAHLLVDDLLSGTGEHETAVRASIGLGSTKEGVDRLIGGLRELVEAGPAAAWTRADSGWVVDGDDPRDREVVRPW, encoded by the coding sequence ATGTCAGTCCTCCCCCGAACCGTTTCCGGATTCCACCCCGGCGCAGACGGGACCCCCGGCGCCGCACCGTGCGGCGGCGGGACACCGCACGGCTTGACGACCCGGAGCCGAACCGCCGGCACCGTCGCTTCAGAGCTGCCCCGCGTCGTCGGGGCCGGGCTCGTCGTGCCCACCCTCTCCGGCCCCACGCCCTACGCGAACCTGGACCACGCCGCCTCCACTCCTGCCCTCGTGGCCGTCAAGGAGGCCGTCGACCGCGCCCTGGAGACGTACGCCTCGGTCCACCGGGGCGCCGGCTACGCGTCGCGTCTCACCAGCGCCTGGTACGAGCAGGCTCGGGCCGAGGTGGCCGCCTTCGTCGGCGCCCGCTCCGACGACGCCGTCATCTTCACGCGGACGACGACGGACTCGTGGGCCGTGCTGTCCGCGGCGCTCCCGGCGGACACCACCGTCTTCGTCTTCGCCTCCGAGCACCACTCCACCCTCCTACCGTGGGGCGACCTCCGCACGGTCCGTCTCCCCGTTCCGCACAGTGTCGCCGAGGCCCGGGCACTCCTGGCGGACGAGCTGGCCGCGCGGTCCGGCGGACAGCACGCGGCGCACCGGCTCGTCGTCATCACCGGGGCGTCGAACGTCACCGGCGAGATCTGGCCGGTCGAGGACTTCGCGCGACTGGCCCACGAGCACGGCGCCCGCATCGCCGTCGACGCCGCGCAGCTGTCGGCGCACCGTCGGATCGACGTCGCCGCGTGGGACGTGGACTACCTCGCCTTCTCCGGGCACAAGACCTACGCGCCGTTCGGCACCGGCGTCCTCGCCGGCCGGTCGGACTGGCTCGACGGGGGCGACCCCTACCTGCGCGGCGGTGGCGCGACCCGTGTCGTCGCCGCAGGCGACACGACCTGGGCGACCGGTGCGGCCCGGCACGAGGGCGGCAGCCCCAACGTCATCGGCGCCATCGCCCTGGCGGCCGCGTGCGCGACGATCGCCGCCCACCGGGTCGCCATCGAGGAGCACGAGTCCCGGCTGCTCTCCCGACTTCGTGACGGCCTGAGCACGATCGACGGCGTGGACGAGCTGTCGATCTTCGACGAGCGGCACGACCGCGTCGGGGTGGTGGCCTTCACGGTGCGAGGGTTCGAGGCCTCACTGGTCTCCCAGGTGCTCTCGGTGGAGCACGGGGTCGGGGTCCGGGACGGCCGGTTCTGCGCCCACCTGCTCGTCGACGACCTGCTCTCCGGCACCGGGGAGCACGAGACCGCGGTCCGGGCCAGCATCGGTCTCGGTTCGACGAAGGAGGGCGTGGACCGTCTCATCGGCGGCCTGCGTGAGCTCGTCGAGGCCGGACCGGCCGCCGCGTGGACTCGCGCTGACTCCGGCTGGGTGGTCGACGGCGACGACCCGCGCGACCGTGAGGTCGTCCGCCCCTGGTGA